A genomic stretch from Pararhizobium sp. IMCC21322 includes:
- a CDS encoding DUF1499 domain-containing protein, which translates to MSAVDFEYNGFKKSGSGYQGASFARISAGQQTREDVSRSAIWARKTAPLGFATIMLGALLHRFGFIPVDEMLSVLGAGALLALAAVGMSLNSFIDIWQLGVRGFFRAAVALVISLITLAPFALVVIGLLYLPKVSGVTTNAEDPPLMLADIAFGRVDQQVLTDQQAAYPAIQTQEFPLPAPQVYDLARGAAERTGLNITFELPPIVAIKFIEVEGESVASIPAPRAKPIVLRDGSVMRRTVAKFYTEASAEGVFEASGKTPVLGFIDDVAVRVRATNNGSTVDVRSASRIGDHDLGANARRVQAFLRELDLTVKALSVN; encoded by the coding sequence ATGTCTGCGGTTGATTTTGAGTACAACGGCTTTAAGAAATCGGGAAGCGGGTATCAGGGTGCTTCCTTCGCACGGATAAGTGCAGGACAACAAACCCGAGAAGATGTATCCCGCTCCGCAATCTGGGCCAGAAAAACAGCTCCCTTGGGATTTGCGACCATTATGTTGGGCGCATTGCTACATCGTTTTGGATTCATTCCTGTTGATGAAATGCTGTCCGTTCTGGGAGCAGGCGCGCTGCTTGCTCTGGCTGCGGTCGGTATGTCGCTCAACAGTTTCATTGATATCTGGCAGTTGGGCGTACGCGGCTTTTTTCGCGCCGCAGTAGCACTGGTCATCAGTCTGATAACATTGGCACCCTTTGCCCTTGTTGTGATTGGGCTGCTTTATCTGCCAAAAGTCAGCGGTGTCACAACGAATGCGGAAGATCCGCCATTAATGCTGGCAGACATTGCCTTTGGCCGGGTTGATCAGCAGGTGCTGACAGATCAGCAAGCGGCCTATCCCGCCATCCAGACTCAGGAATTCCCCCTGCCTGCACCCCAGGTCTATGATCTGGCGCGCGGTGCCGCGGAACGCACAGGGCTGAACATAACCTTTGAATTGCCGCCCATCGTTGCAATCAAATTCATTGAGGTTGAAGGCGAAAGCGTTGCAAGCATACCCGCCCCAAGAGCGAAGCCCATCGTTTTGAGAGACGGTTCGGTGATGCGGCGCACAGTGGCGAAATTCTACACCGAAGCTTCTGCTGAAGGTGTGTTCGAAGCGTCCGGAAAGACCCCAGTTCTGGGCTTTATTGATGATGTGGCAGTTCGCGTTCGCGCCACCAACAATGGCTCAACTGTGGATGTCAGGTCAGCGTCCCGGATTGGCGATCACGATCTGGGTGCTAATGCCAGACGTGTCCAGGCCTTCCTGCGGGAGCTGGATTTAACGGTCAAAGCGCTGAGCGTGAATTAA
- a CDS encoding MBL fold metallo-hydrolase: MALSFNTDFDPKHGFAVDIASGVKRMTAPNSGPYTFRGTNTYLIGEQTLALVDPGPDSDTHFDALISVIGGRSVDAIILTHSHLDHTPLTARLKRQTGAAVYAAGPHKPYRDLTQEETEILGRSADLGFMPDHILADGDKIEGRDWQIETVLTPGHTANHSAFAISGTDLLLSGDHVMGWSTTVVAPPDGSMADYLRSLDVLLARPEKHYLPGHGDAIPQAHAYVKGLKTHRIMRETAILDQVSKGVDSIPELVAILYRTLPAKLQGAAAMTVLAHLESLIEAGKVKTADSQAILSSRFKTAS, translated from the coding sequence ATGGCCCTTTCCTTCAATACAGACTTCGATCCGAAACATGGTTTTGCTGTGGATATCGCGTCCGGCGTGAAACGCATGACGGCCCCCAATTCCGGCCCCTATACGTTTCGCGGCACAAATACATATCTGATTGGCGAACAAACTCTGGCGCTGGTCGATCCGGGGCCTGACAGTGACACACATTTTGACGCGCTGATTTCCGTCATCGGCGGCCGCTCTGTTGATGCCATTATTCTGACCCACAGTCACCTCGACCACACACCTCTGACCGCAAGATTGAAGCGCCAGACCGGCGCAGCTGTCTACGCAGCAGGACCGCACAAGCCCTATCGCGATTTGACGCAAGAAGAGACTGAAATCCTTGGTCGCAGCGCTGATCTTGGCTTTATGCCAGACCACATCCTGGCGGATGGCGATAAGATTGAGGGACGCGACTGGCAAATTGAGACAGTCCTGACGCCGGGACACACCGCCAATCATTCTGCCTTCGCTATCAGTGGCACTGACTTGCTGTTGTCAGGTGACCATGTGATGGGCTGGTCAACCACGGTTGTTGCGCCACCTGATGGTTCCATGGCTGATTATCTGCGATCGCTGGACGTGTTGCTGGCGCGTCCAGAGAAGCATTATTTACCCGGACATGGCGACGCAATTCCGCAGGCACATGCCTATGTAAAAGGTTTAAAAACCCACCGGATCATGCGCGAAACGGCCATTCTGGATCAGGTGTCAAAAGGAGTGGATAGCATTCCTGAACTTGTCGCAATTCTCTATCGCACTCTTCCTGCAAAGCTGCAGGGCGCAGCCGCCATGACGGTTCTGGCACATCTGGAATCCCTGATTGAAGCGGGCAAAGTAAAAACCGCTGATTCTCAGGCGATACTTTCGTCGAGATTCAAAACTGCCAGTTGA
- a CDS encoding biotin transporter BioY, translated as MSAQSLTSPNPLATALWPTQAESSAQAALRFIALAIIGAALLAISAKIRVPLPFTPVPMTLQTIAIMGLGAAYGMRLGLATVLLYLAIGALGMDVFTSSTADKNGLAYMMGGTGGYLVGFIIAMGVIGYFAERGWDRSIVKLFGLMLFADAIIFGLGVLWLGNLVGWDKPVLEWGLYPFVVGDLIKIALASALIPAIWTWLKRS; from the coding sequence ATGAGTGCTCAAAGTCTGACCTCTCCCAATCCACTCGCAACTGCCCTTTGGCCAACGCAAGCAGAGAGCAGTGCGCAAGCCGCATTGCGCTTTATCGCGCTGGCCATTATCGGAGCCGCATTGCTGGCCATTTCGGCAAAAATTCGCGTGCCGCTGCCATTTACACCAGTGCCAATGACCCTGCAGACAATCGCCATCATGGGCCTTGGTGCGGCCTATGGCATGCGTCTTGGGCTGGCAACTGTCCTGCTATATCTTGCCATTGGTGCATTGGGCATGGATGTGTTCACCAGCTCGACAGCTGACAAAAACGGTCTGGCCTACATGATGGGCGGCACAGGCGGTTATCTGGTTGGCTTTATCATTGCCATGGGCGTGATCGGCTATTTTGCAGAGCGCGGCTGGGATCGTTCGATTGTCAAACTCTTCGGCTTGATGCTGTTTGCTGACGCGATCATTTTTGGCCTTGGCGTGTTGTGGCTCGGCAATCTTGTCGGTTGGGACAAACCGGTTCTGGAATGGGGTCTTTATCCGTTTGTGGTTGGCGATCTGATCAAGATCGCGCTTGCATCGGCGCTTATCCCTGCCATCTGGACTTGGTTGAAACGCAGCTAG
- the tdh gene encoding L-threonine 3-dehydrogenase has translation MRALVKAEPAPGLTLQDMPIPEFGMDDVLVKIHRTGICGTDMHIWNWDAWASKTVPVPLIVGHEYSGEIVAVGSHVRDLDIGQRVTGEGHVIGHKSRAVRAGKYHLDPDTKGIGVNIPGAFAEYLRLPAFNVIKLPDDIDDETAAILDPFGNAVHTALSFDLVGEDVLITGAGPIGIMAAMIARHVGARQVVVTDINPERLALAGTCADIVPVNVAKETLEDARARLNIGEGFDVGLEMSGAPAAFDQMVTHMIMGGRIAMLGIPPKPTMVDWTKIVFKALTIKGIYGREMFETWYKAIALIQGGLPVKRIITHRFDIGDYEQGFAVMNEGACGKIVLNWT, from the coding sequence ATGCGCGCGCTGGTCAAGGCAGAGCCTGCTCCCGGTCTGACCCTGCAGGATATGCCAATCCCGGAATTCGGTATGGATGATGTGCTGGTTAAAATCCACCGGACCGGCATTTGCGGCACAGATATGCATATCTGGAACTGGGATGCCTGGGCGTCAAAGACAGTTCCCGTGCCGCTGATTGTCGGACACGAATATTCCGGAGAGATCGTGGCAGTTGGCTCTCATGTTCGCGATCTTGATATTGGCCAAAGGGTAACCGGAGAAGGTCATGTTATTGGCCATAAAAGCCGGGCGGTGCGCGCTGGAAAATACCATCTGGACCCGGACACAAAGGGGATTGGTGTCAACATTCCTGGTGCATTTGCCGAATATCTGCGCCTGCCTGCCTTCAACGTTATCAAATTACCCGATGATATTGATGATGAGACTGCCGCCATTCTGGACCCGTTCGGCAATGCGGTCCATACGGCGCTGTCATTTGATCTGGTGGGCGAGGATGTTCTGATCACAGGTGCCGGGCCAATTGGCATTATGGCGGCCATGATTGCGCGCCATGTGGGTGCCAGACAGGTTGTGGTGACAGACATTAACCCGGAACGTCTGGCCCTTGCTGGCACCTGCGCAGATATTGTGCCTGTCAACGTGGCAAAAGAGACGCTTGAAGACGCGCGCGCCCGCCTCAACATTGGTGAAGGCTTTGATGTCGGGCTGGAAATGAGTGGCGCGCCTGCCGCGTTTGATCAGATGGTCACGCATATGATTATGGGAGGCCGCATTGCGATGCTGGGCATTCCTCCAAAACCGACCATGGTTGACTGGACCAAAATCGTGTTCAAGGCTCTGACCATCAAGGGGATTTACGGTCGTGAGATGTTTGAAACCTGGTACAAGGCCATTGCGCTGATCCAAGGCGGCCTGCCGGTGAAACGCATCATCACTCATCGTTTTGACATTGGCGACTATGAGCAGGGCTTTGCTGTCATGAATGAGGGTGCATGCGGGAAAATTGTCCTGAATTGGACATAG
- a CDS encoding glycine C-acetyltransferase has protein sequence MSASFYSHLRQTLDEIAADGLEKIERPLASKQGAHVDVVDGDTTRTLINLCANNYLGLADDERLAKAAMDAIETHGLGMASVRFICGTQDLHRVLERRLADYLGKADSILFAACFDANGGLFEPLLGPQDAIISDALNHASIIDGIRLCKAKRYRYANNDMTALEDQLKAARSDGARHIMIATDGVFSMDGYLADLKGITELAARFDAQVMVDDCHATGFMGPQGRGTPHLAGVADQVDILTGTFGKALGGALGGYVAGAQEVVDLLRQRARPYLFSNALPPMVVGAAIKAIEIAEAGDELRASLFSNSAYWRAGLERAGFKVLPGQHPIIPVMLGEAHLAQQMASGLNAKGVYVSGFFFPVVPKGQARIRTQMNAALTKADLDEALDAFTSVGRSIGVI, from the coding sequence ATGTCAGCGTCATTTTACTCACATCTTCGTCAAACACTGGATGAAATCGCAGCCGATGGTCTTGAAAAGATCGAGCGGCCTTTGGCATCAAAACAAGGCGCTCATGTGGATGTTGTGGACGGAGACACCACACGAACTCTGATCAATTTGTGCGCCAATAATTATCTCGGCCTGGCAGATGATGAGCGACTTGCAAAAGCTGCGATGGACGCGATTGAAACCCATGGGCTTGGCATGGCTTCTGTGCGCTTCATTTGTGGCACTCAAGATTTGCACCGTGTTCTGGAAAGGCGGCTTGCCGATTATCTGGGCAAAGCAGACAGTATTTTGTTTGCGGCCTGTTTTGATGCAAATGGTGGTTTGTTTGAACCATTATTGGGTCCACAGGATGCGATTATCTCAGATGCCCTGAACCACGCGTCCATCATTGATGGCATACGCCTGTGCAAAGCGAAGCGGTATCGCTATGCAAATAATGACATGACGGCCTTGGAAGACCAATTGAAGGCGGCGCGGTCTGATGGTGCGCGTCATATCATGATTGCGACAGATGGCGTGTTTTCCATGGACGGTTATCTGGCAGATTTGAAGGGAATCACAGAATTGGCAGCGCGGTTTGATGCGCAGGTGATGGTTGATGATTGTCACGCAACCGGCTTTATGGGGCCGCAGGGCCGTGGCACGCCGCACCTTGCCGGTGTTGCCGACCAGGTGGATATTCTGACCGGAACCTTTGGCAAAGCGCTGGGTGGTGCGTTGGGCGGTTATGTGGCCGGTGCACAGGAAGTTGTGGATTTACTGCGGCAGCGTGCCCGCCCCTATCTGTTTTCAAATGCGTTACCGCCTATGGTGGTCGGGGCCGCAATCAAGGCCATTGAAATCGCCGAAGCGGGTGACGAATTGCGTGCAAGCCTGTTCAGTAATTCTGCCTATTGGCGCGCCGGTCTTGAACGCGCCGGGTTTAAAGTGCTACCCGGCCAACACCCCATTATTCCCGTCATGCTGGGAGAAGCGCACCTGGCACAGCAGATGGCGTCCGGATTGAATGCGAAGGGCGTGTATGTGTCCGGGTTTTTCTTTCCCGTTGTGCCGAAGGGCCAGGCCCGAATTCGCACACAGATGAATGCAGCATTGACCAAAGCTGATCTTGACGAGGCCCTTGACGCTTTCACCAGTGTTGGCCGGTCGATTGGCGTAATTTGA
- a CDS encoding recombinase family protein, translating to MKPQGAAHEKDPLAIYTRKSSEDGLEQDFNSLDAQHEACSAYITSHKNEGWVQVPDRYDDGGISGGTLERPGLQRLLADIDRGAVDQILVYKIDRLTRSLADFAKIVDILDNTGASFVSVTQSFNTATSMGRLTLNMLLSFAQFEREVTAERIRDKIAASKRKGLWMGGNVPLGYEPDGRTLKITEADAATIRMIYDLYDRHRNVRIVKTEADKQGLKTAIRTLSSGRLKGGTPFSFGHIYHILTNPIYAGRIRHKEKVWPGQHPALIEPARWDALQEKLMAGAIRSRPGQGRNRYGQKKQVSLLVGKLFDETGDRLTPSHTKTGNGRRLRYYVSHRLIRSSGPKDPGG from the coding sequence ATAAAGCCACAGGGAGCGGCGCATGAAAAAGATCCGCTCGCCATCTACACCCGCAAGAGCTCGGAAGACGGGCTGGAACAGGACTTCAACTCGCTTGATGCGCAGCATGAGGCATGTTCTGCCTACATCACTAGCCATAAGAACGAAGGCTGGGTGCAGGTGCCGGATCGCTACGATGACGGCGGCATCTCCGGAGGTACACTGGAAAGGCCCGGTCTGCAGCGGCTTCTGGCAGACATTGATCGCGGGGCTGTTGACCAGATCCTGGTCTACAAGATCGACCGGCTGACCAGATCACTGGCTGATTTTGCCAAGATTGTCGACATTCTGGATAACACCGGCGCGTCCTTTGTCTCTGTCACCCAATCATTCAACACCGCCACCAGCATGGGGCGGTTGACGCTAAACATGCTGCTGAGCTTTGCCCAGTTTGAACGCGAGGTGACTGCAGAGCGTATCCGCGACAAGATTGCGGCTTCCAAAAGGAAGGGGCTGTGGATGGGCGGCAATGTGCCTCTTGGTTATGAACCCGATGGGCGAACGCTGAAGATCACTGAGGCAGATGCTGCGACGATCCGAATGATCTATGATCTCTACGACAGGCACCGCAATGTCCGGATCGTCAAAACCGAGGCTGACAAGCAGGGTCTGAAGACAGCAATCCGCACATTGTCGTCAGGCCGACTGAAGGGTGGAACACCGTTCAGCTTTGGCCATATCTATCATATTCTGACCAACCCGATCTATGCAGGCCGTATCAGGCACAAGGAAAAGGTCTGGCCTGGTCAGCACCCGGCACTTATTGAGCCTGCTCGTTGGGATGCGCTGCAGGAAAAACTGATGGCCGGTGCCATCCGGTCGCGCCCGGGACAAGGACGCAACAGATATGGTCAGAAAAAGCAGGTCTCGCTGCTGGTCGGAAAGCTGTTTGACGAAACCGGCGACCGGCTGACGCCCAGCCATACCAAGACCGGCAACGGACGCAGGCTGCGCTATTATGTGTCTCATCGTCTGATCCGCAGCTCTGGCCCAAAGGATCCCGGTGGATGA
- a CDS encoding DUF2924 domain-containing protein, translating to METEAVIASRWAELEIMDRSALRTAWAKAFGEAPPYFLSMIFMRKALIWEAQCRRFGRLAPDLRRALKAAADRRSVRGPAPAIRPGTQLVREWNGRRYQVDVSEDGYVMNDTRYKSLSDIALHITGTNWSGPRFFGLNKATGSGA from the coding sequence ATGGAGACCGAGGCTGTCATAGCGTCACGGTGGGCTGAGTTGGAGATAATGGACCGCTCCGCTCTGCGCACGGCGTGGGCGAAAGCGTTTGGGGAGGCACCCCCATACTTCCTGTCGATGATCTTTATGCGCAAGGCACTGATCTGGGAGGCGCAGTGCCGCAGGTTCGGGAGGCTGGCCCCGGATTTAAGGCGCGCGCTGAAAGCGGCAGCGGATCGCAGATCGGTACGCGGCCCGGCTCCCGCAATCCGTCCCGGGACCCAGTTGGTCCGGGAATGGAACGGGCGCCGGTATCAGGTTGATGTGAGCGAAGACGGATACGTCATGAATGACACCCGTTACAAATCGTTGTCAGATATTGCGCTACATATCACCGGCACAAATTGGTCAGGACCGCGCTTTTTCGGGCTGAATAAAGCCACAGGGAGCGGCGCATGA
- a CDS encoding DUF3489 domain-containing protein: MTKTTNPKRENATKPATARAPKQVSTVAKVTKKARLIALLSQKGGADVPSLSNTLGWLPHTTRAALTGLRKSGYEITSVKPDNGKPSRYQIAGLAGAETT; the protein is encoded by the coding sequence ATGACGAAAACGACAAATCCGAAACGAGAGAATGCAACCAAACCTGCTACGGCACGAGCGCCAAAACAGGTTTCTACAGTTGCAAAGGTCACAAAAAAGGCAAGGCTGATCGCCCTTCTAAGCCAGAAGGGCGGAGCTGATGTGCCAAGCCTCAGCAACACTCTCGGATGGTTACCACATACAACACGCGCAGCCCTAACAGGCCTCCGCAAGTCTGGCTATGAGATCACTTCGGTAAAACCTGACAATGGAAAGCCCTCCCGATACCAGATAGCCGGGCTGGCTGGCGCGGAGACTACGTGA
- a CDS encoding AAA family ATPase codes for MMRLQRLGLEFFGHFTDKWLDFGDRPDGGSDFHLVYGSNEAGKTTVMEGYLRLLYGFRHIEPYDFKHKRPNLKVSTTLMLEDGIRKFTRLPGRNNSLVDQSGTKVPETALQGVLSGLAIDDYRKLLCLDDATIEDGGEEIANSKGDIGRLLFSAAAGVNDLSVVLDTVDKRCGDLYKKVVANLSLPI; via the coding sequence ATGATGCGGCTCCAACGTCTCGGGCTCGAATTCTTCGGCCATTTCACAGACAAGTGGCTGGATTTTGGTGACCGTCCTGACGGAGGTTCCGACTTTCACTTGGTTTATGGGTCCAACGAAGCGGGCAAAACGACCGTCATGGAGGGCTATCTCCGCTTACTTTACGGCTTCCGCCACATCGAACCATACGACTTCAAGCACAAGCGGCCAAACCTCAAGGTATCCACTACGCTTATGCTGGAAGATGGTATCCGAAAATTTACTCGCCTTCCTGGTCGTAACAACAGCCTGGTCGATCAATCTGGCACTAAGGTACCGGAAACTGCACTTCAAGGCGTGCTTTCGGGCCTTGCTATTGATGATTACCGCAAGCTGCTTTGCCTTGACGATGCCACGATAGAGGATGGTGGTGAAGAGATTGCAAACAGCAAAGGTGATATAGGGCGGCTGCTGTTTTCAGCCGCTGCCGGTGTAAACGATTTGTCCGTAGTCCTGGATACGGTCGATAAACGCTGCGGCGATCTCTACAAAAAGGTGGTAGCAAATCTGTCTTTGCCCATCTAA
- a CDS encoding DNA repair exonuclease, with protein sequence MIKIIHTADLHLDSPLKSLALKDKRLREQVQIATRTTLNRLVQYCIDESVSALLIVGDLFDGKERSAKTAAFLISALEQLHEAGISVFYVKGNHDAENPVAGAFELPANVHVFDGRGGKVQLTEENIWIHGVSFRDKHAVESLLPKYDPPVAGAVNIGMMHTSLSGASGHDPYAPCTVSELIGHGFDYWALGHVHKREVHSDCHARYPAWERYR encoded by the coding sequence GTGATAAAGATAATTCACACAGCAGACCTGCATCTTGATTCTCCGCTAAAGAGTCTTGCGCTGAAAGATAAACGGCTTCGCGAACAGGTTCAGATCGCAACGCGAACTACGCTCAATCGGTTGGTGCAATACTGCATTGATGAGAGTGTCAGCGCGTTGCTCATCGTCGGCGATCTGTTTGATGGGAAAGAACGGAGCGCAAAGACCGCAGCATTCCTGATCTCCGCGTTGGAGCAACTGCATGAGGCTGGGATTTCCGTTTTCTATGTCAAAGGCAATCATGATGCGGAAAACCCTGTAGCTGGAGCTTTCGAGTTGCCTGCTAATGTGCATGTTTTCGATGGTCGAGGTGGAAAGGTCCAACTTACCGAAGAAAACATCTGGATACACGGCGTCAGTTTTCGCGACAAACATGCGGTTGAAAGTCTGCTGCCAAAATATGATCCGCCAGTCGCTGGCGCTGTGAACATCGGAATGATGCACACGTCGCTGTCCGGAGCTTCCGGCCATGATCCCTATGCGCCATGCACAGTCTCAGAACTGATCGGCCATGGCTTTGACTATTGGGCTTTAGGGCACGTGCATAAGCGCGAGGTCCATTCGGATTGTCATGCCAGGTATCCCGCATGGGAGCGATATCGGTGA
- a CDS encoding SMP-30/gluconolactonase/LRE family protein, with protein sequence MRIDVLLDVKTTLGEGPVWDVGQQRLYFIDSMDGRVFRCTADGTEVRAWDVPGKIGSMVLRKDGEGAIVSLQGGFHRLDFNTGDCELFHDPEPDLPANRLNDGKADRKGRFFAGSMDTMEEGANGALYRVDPDFTVTKVDEGIICSNGPCFSPDDKTFYFQDTWTGEIWAYDYDIETGTVSNRRTFAKIDGSNGGAADGSTVDAEGYLWNALVYEGKLTRFAPDGTVDRVIDMPVKKVTSVNFGGPDMDVLYVTSMAKPPLPRFPGDGPLRGSLFAIYDLGIKGIPEPRFGA encoded by the coding sequence ATGCGGATAGACGTATTACTGGATGTCAAAACCACTTTGGGTGAAGGTCCGGTCTGGGACGTAGGGCAACAAAGGCTGTATTTCATCGACTCCATGGATGGGCGTGTTTTCAGATGCACCGCAGATGGAACCGAAGTCCGTGCATGGGATGTGCCCGGTAAAATCGGGTCCATGGTGCTGCGAAAGGATGGAGAGGGCGCAATTGTCAGTCTGCAGGGCGGGTTCCATCGGCTGGATTTCAACACCGGCGATTGCGAGCTGTTTCACGATCCTGAACCTGATTTGCCAGCCAACCGGTTGAACGATGGCAAAGCAGATCGCAAAGGACGTTTTTTTGCCGGGTCCATGGACACGATGGAAGAAGGTGCCAACGGCGCGCTCTACCGCGTTGATCCTGATTTTACCGTCACAAAGGTTGATGAAGGGATCATTTGTTCAAACGGACCGTGCTTCAGTCCTGACGACAAGACATTCTATTTTCAGGACACCTGGACAGGTGAAATCTGGGCCTATGACTACGACATCGAAACCGGCACCGTGTCCAATCGCAGGACGTTTGCCAAGATAGACGGCTCAAATGGCGGTGCGGCAGACGGCTCAACCGTCGATGCTGAAGGCTATTTGTGGAACGCTTTGGTCTATGAGGGAAAACTGACCCGCTTTGCCCCAGATGGAACAGTTGATCGAGTGATCGACATGCCGGTCAAGAAAGTCACAAGTGTCAATTTCGGCGGACCAGACATGGACGTGCTCTATGTGACCTCAATGGCCAAACCGCCCTTGCCACGCTTTCCAGGCGACGGTCCGCTGCGGGGCAGCCTGTTTGCAATCTATGATTTGGGCATCAAGGGCATACCAGAACCAAGGTTCGGGGCCTGA
- a CDS encoding 3-keto-5-aminohexanoate cleavage protein, giving the protein MSTSTAQNGKVIITCAITGAIHTPSMTPHLPITPDEITSEAVAAAQAGASILHLHARNPETGQPDQTPEAFAPFLPRIKQGTNAVINITTGGSPYMSVAERVSPAATYQPEVASLNMGSMNFGLYPLLNKYKEFKHEWERAHLEGSRDLVFRNSFKDIEYVLETCYGNGTRFEFECYDISHLYNLAHFAERGLVKPPFFVQSVFGLLGGIGPHPEDVMHMKRTADRLFGNDFRWSVLGAGSNQFRIAAQAAALGGNVRVGLEDSIWAGKGELATSNAVQVAKVRSIIEGLGLFVATPDEAREILSLKGGDQVAF; this is encoded by the coding sequence ATGAGCACATCAACCGCCCAGAATGGTAAGGTCATCATCACTTGTGCGATCACTGGCGCAATCCACACCCCCAGTATGACGCCGCATTTGCCGATTACGCCCGATGAAATCACCTCAGAGGCTGTTGCCGCAGCCCAGGCCGGTGCTTCCATCCTTCATCTGCACGCGCGCAACCCTGAAACCGGCCAACCAGACCAGACACCGGAAGCGTTTGCCCCGTTTCTGCCGCGTATCAAGCAAGGCACCAATGCGGTGATCAACATCACCACGGGCGGCAGTCCTTACATGAGCGTGGCCGAGCGCGTAAGCCCGGCGGCCACCTACCAGCCAGAAGTGGCATCGCTCAATATGGGATCAATGAATTTCGGTCTGTATCCCCTTTTGAACAAATACAAGGAATTCAAACACGAGTGGGAACGCGCTCATCTGGAAGGCTCCCGCGATCTGGTGTTCCGCAATTCTTTCAAGGACATCGAATACGTATTGGAGACTTGCTATGGGAACGGCACCCGGTTTGAATTCGAGTGTTACGACATTTCGCATCTCTACAATCTGGCACATTTCGCGGAGCGCGGCCTGGTTAAACCCCCTTTCTTTGTGCAGTCGGTCTTTGGCTTATTGGGCGGGATCGGGCCGCACCCTGAAGATGTCATGCATATGAAGCGCACCGCCGATCGGTTGTTTGGCAACGATTTCCGCTGGTCCGTGTTGGGCGCGGGGTCCAATCAATTCCGCATCGCGGCCCAGGCGGCCGCCCTTGGCGGCAATGTGCGTGTTGGTCTTGAAGACAGTATTTGGGCTGGCAAGGGCGAGTTGGCAACGTCCAACGCTGTGCAGGTTGCCAAGGTCCGCAGTATTATTGAAGGGCTGGGTCTGTTCGTTGCCACACCGGATGAAGCCCGCGAAATTCTGTCGCTCAAAGGCGGCGATCAGGTCGCCTTCTAG
- a CDS encoding 3-hydroxyacyl-CoA dehydrogenase yields MTRVAIIGCGLIGRAWAISFLRGGCEVALWDAKTGVCEAVQDALPHAFGDLRAHGLLEEDTDSILSRLHICDTLQKCVKDAAHVQENTPEVIDNKRAIFAQLDAAADAETVLASSTSALLPSAIYHGLPGAARCLVAHPINPPYLVPAVEIVPGPETSLDVVTRTAEFLTSMGQAPIVMNKEVDGFLMNRLQGALLDEAFRLVEEGYASAEDVDIGIRDGLALRWAFMGPFETIDLNAPGGVRDYVNRYAKMYTGVNTAIPTRPDWTGPVLDEIEADRRTRLDAAQLSERQAWRDRRLMALIEHKNKANKEFGS; encoded by the coding sequence ATGACACGTGTTGCCATCATAGGATGTGGGTTAATCGGGCGAGCCTGGGCTATCAGTTTTCTGCGCGGTGGCTGCGAGGTTGCACTTTGGGATGCGAAAACTGGCGTCTGCGAAGCAGTGCAAGACGCTTTGCCTCATGCATTTGGGGACTTACGAGCCCATGGCCTGCTGGAGGAGGACACTGACAGCATTCTGTCGCGTCTCCATATTTGCGATACGCTGCAAAAATGCGTCAAAGATGCAGCGCATGTGCAGGAAAATACACCGGAAGTGATCGACAATAAACGCGCAATTTTTGCGCAGCTTGATGCTGCCGCCGACGCTGAGACAGTGCTGGCCAGTTCCACATCGGCACTTTTGCCGTCAGCCATTTATCACGGACTGCCAGGGGCTGCGCGCTGCCTTGTAGCCCACCCAATCAATCCGCCTTATCTGGTGCCAGCAGTCGAGATCGTGCCGGGGCCTGAGACCTCTCTCGATGTGGTAACCCGCACGGCGGAGTTTCTGACATCTATGGGGCAAGCCCCCATTGTGATGAACAAGGAAGTAGACGGTTTCCTGATGAACCGCCTTCAAGGTGCTCTTCTGGACGAGGCGTTCCGACTTGTCGAAGAGGGTTATGCCAGCGCTGAAGATGTGGACATCGGCATTCGTGATGGCCTCGCCTTGCGGTGGGCCTTTATGGGACCCTTTGAGACCATTGACCTCAACGCGCCGGGAGGCGTGCGTGACTATGTCAACCGGTATGCGAAGATGTATACCGGAGTGAATACAGCAATACCGACACGCCCTGACTGGACCGGTCCGGTGCTGGACGAGATTGAAGCCGACCGCCGTACCCGGCTGGATGCGGCACAGCTCTCTGAAAGACAAGCTTGGCGCGACCGCCGGCTGATGGCGTTGATCGAACATAAAAACAAGGCAAATAAGGAGTTCGGATCATGA